The sequence ACAAAGTCATTTGTTAGCATTACGCAGCACTTGCACAAGACTAACGGTTGGAGCAACGATTGTTCGGGATAAGAGAATGATTGCTGGCGGTTATAATGGATCTATCGCAGGCGGGGAGCATTGTTCTGAAAAAGGATGTTACGTAATTGATGGTCATTGCGTCCGGACGATTCATGCCGAAATGAATGCGATCCTTCAATGTGCTAAATTTGGAGTTCAAACAGAAGGTGCTGAAATATACGTCACTCATTTTCCATGTTTAAACTGTACGAAAGCGATTATCCAGGCGGGGATTAAGTGTATTTACTATGCAAAAGACTATAAGAATCACCCATATGCGCTTGAGCTCTTAGAGCAGGCGGGAGTTAAAACTGTAAAAGTTGAATTGGAGAAAACAGATGTATTGTCTGCGTTTTCTTCGTAATTCCA is a genomic window of Bacillus oleivorans containing:
- a CDS encoding ComE operon protein 2 — its product is MQRITWNQYFMAQSHLLALRSTCTRLTVGATIVRDKRMIAGGYNGSIAGGEHCSEKGCYVIDGHCVRTIHAEMNAILQCAKFGVQTEGAEIYVTHFPCLNCTKAIIQAGIKCIYYAKDYKNHPYALELLEQAGVKTVKVELEKTDVLSAFSS